From Amblyraja radiata isolate CabotCenter1 chromosome 21, sAmbRad1.1.pri, whole genome shotgun sequence, a single genomic window includes:
- the nopchap1 gene encoding uncharacterized protein C12orf45 homolog, with product MAAQQREREVSRSTELLGAGGQAGIEQKLLISGQHPRSPGPPNIVRLPRSQVLDRLQSFLPQMASANMELRKQMETADPSKFDIENVEHCPDKIIEMNVSLFEMDGESGAEDLTSDDSQSDTESYGEVTAENLKLPAPQPQRKGRIQVVSVDSSSDTD from the exons ATGGCGGCCCAGCAGCGGGAGCGGGAGGTGTCGAGGTCCACGGAGCTGCTGGGGGCGGGGGGACAGGcgg GGATTGAACAGAAGCTGCTGATCAGTGGGCAACATCCCAGGAGCCCAGGCCCTCCCAACATCGTCCGGCTGCCCAGAAGTCAGG TACTAGACCGATTACAGAGCTTCCTGCCCCAGATGGCGTCCGCAAACATGGAGCTCAGGAAACAAATGGAGACCGCTGATCCCAGCAAATTCGACATTGAGAACGTGGAACATTGTCCTGACAAGATTATTGAAATG AACGTGTCTCTGTTTGAAATGGATGGTGAAAGTGGAGCAGAGGATCTAACGTCCGACGATTCCCAGTCTGACACCGAGTCTTATGGAGAGGTGACGGCAGAAAATCTCAAACTACCTGCACCCCAGCCGCAGCGGAAAGGTCGGATACAGGTGGTGTCTGTGGACAGCAGCAGTGACACTGACTGA